One genomic segment of Chitinophaga sancti includes these proteins:
- the rbfA gene encoding 30S ribosome-binding factor RbfA, which produces MQESKRQKQIGQLLQKELSDIFQRHGFNVVDGGMISISAVRVTPDLLEARVYLSMFQIKDNHEMINRIKEQMGVIKRDLGNRVGKQLRRIPELTLFLDDTLDYVFKMEELFKKINDDDAGKENK; this is translated from the coding sequence ATGCAGGAAAGCAAGAGACAGAAACAAATTGGACAACTGTTACAAAAAGAACTGAGTGATATATTCCAGCGTCATGGATTCAATGTGGTAGACGGAGGAATGATCTCTATCTCCGCCGTACGCGTCACCCCGGATCTGCTGGAAGCAAGGGTATACCTGAGCATGTTCCAGATCAAGGACAACCACGAGATGATCAATAGAATCAAAGAACAGATGGGTGTGATCAAGAGAGACCTGGGCAATCGTGTAGGCAAGCAGTTGCGCCGTATACCAGAGCTTACCCTGTTCCTCGATGACACGTTGGATTACGTGTTCAAGATGGAGGAACTTTTCAAGAAGATTAATGACGACGATGCCGGGAAGGAAAACAAATAG
- a CDS encoding ABC transporter ATP-binding protein — MKTFFRLLDLSRPYHHYVPEYIVYIILYSILGLMNFGLLIPLMSALFDTGHQAVVTQLPEFSMSFGYVKDVFYYFLNQQLASGGGKFGVLIYICIVLFITIILKNLFGYLSQKVLTRMRVNMVRKMREKLFDQFSTQSLRFFHDERKGDLLSTISSDVVEVENSVVTSLQTLFRDPLVIISTFIALFVISKEMTLFTLVFFPISGWLISSVSKKLKRQSNKGQSLLGRIVNITEETLSGIRIIKAFNGEKFIRDKFDKDNIAFAQTVKAIQNQREMASPVSEILGVMVVVVIMMYGGYLILNHKSNLQPEMFIGYLALYFQILAPAKNIGSAITSMPKGLAAGERVLRIIDLDNAIKDKPDAKSLDGFKDAIVYDNITFRYNETPVLKNVNLTIPKGKMVALVGKSGAGKTTMADLLPRFYDVQGGKIMVDGKDIRDVKMHDLRAIMGMVSQEAILFNDTIFNNIAFGQENADKEEVIKAAKIANAHEFIIKQDNGYETEIGDRGMKLSGGQRQRLTIARAIFKNPPILILDEATSALDTESEKLVQDALDKLMENRTTIVIAHRLSTIQHADIIVVMDQGEIKEQGTHDQLIAVNGIYKKLVEMQEFK, encoded by the coding sequence ATGAAGACATTTTTTAGGTTGCTGGATTTATCCCGGCCCTATCACCACTACGTTCCGGAATACATTGTTTATATTATCCTCTATTCTATACTGGGATTGATGAACTTTGGCCTCCTCATTCCCCTGATGAGTGCATTGTTCGACACAGGACACCAGGCGGTGGTGACCCAACTGCCGGAATTTTCCATGAGCTTCGGTTATGTAAAAGACGTATTTTATTATTTCCTCAACCAGCAGCTGGCATCAGGGGGTGGTAAATTCGGGGTATTGATATATATCTGTATCGTACTGTTCATTACCATCATACTCAAAAACCTCTTTGGCTACCTGAGCCAGAAAGTACTGACCCGCATGCGGGTAAACATGGTAAGAAAAATGCGCGAAAAGCTGTTTGACCAGTTCAGCACCCAATCGCTCCGCTTCTTCCATGATGAACGTAAAGGCGATCTGCTCTCTACTATCAGTTCTGATGTAGTAGAAGTAGAAAACTCTGTAGTCACTTCATTGCAGACACTGTTCAGAGATCCGCTGGTGATCATCTCTACCTTTATCGCACTCTTCGTGATCTCGAAAGAGATGACATTATTTACCCTGGTATTCTTCCCCATATCCGGTTGGCTCATCAGTAGTGTATCCAAAAAGCTGAAAAGGCAATCCAATAAAGGTCAGAGCCTGTTGGGCAGAATTGTGAATATCACGGAAGAAACCCTGTCAGGTATTCGTATTATCAAAGCTTTCAATGGTGAAAAGTTCATCCGTGATAAGTTTGATAAGGACAATATTGCTTTTGCCCAAACGGTAAAAGCTATCCAGAACCAGCGTGAAATGGCCTCTCCGGTATCCGAGATTCTCGGTGTAATGGTAGTGGTGGTAATCATGATGTATGGAGGTTACCTGATCCTGAATCACAAGAGCAACCTGCAACCCGAAATGTTCATTGGTTACCTGGCCCTGTATTTCCAGATCCTGGCACCTGCCAAGAACATCGGTTCCGCTATCACGTCTATGCCTAAAGGACTGGCTGCCGGCGAAAGGGTATTGCGCATCATCGACCTGGACAATGCCATCAAGGATAAACCAGATGCAAAGTCGCTGGATGGATTCAAGGATGCCATCGTATACGACAATATCACCTTCAGATATAATGAAACACCTGTTCTGAAGAATGTTAACCTTACCATTCCAAAAGGTAAAATGGTGGCATTGGTAGGTAAGAGCGGCGCTGGTAAAACCACCATGGCCGACCTGCTGCCACGCTTTTACGATGTACAGGGTGGTAAGATCATGGTAGATGGTAAGGACATTCGTGATGTAAAAATGCACGACCTGCGCGCTATCATGGGTATGGTATCGCAGGAGGCGATCCTCTTCAACGATACTATCTTTAATAATATCGCCTTCGGACAGGAAAATGCAGATAAGGAAGAAGTGATCAAGGCGGCTAAGATTGCCAATGCCCACGAGTTCATCATAAAACAGGATAACGGGTATGAAACAGAGATAGGTGATAGGGGTATGAAACTGAGTGGTGGTCAGCGTCAGCGTCTGACCATCGCGAGAGCGATCTTCAAGAACCCGCCCATCCTGATCCTGGACGAGGCCACCTCTGCACTGGATACAGAATCAGAAAAACTGGTACAGGATGCGCTGGACAAACTGATGGAAAACCGTACGACTATCGTGATTGCACACAGGTTATCCACCATCCAGCATGCGGATATCATTGTGGTGATGGACCAGGGAGAAATTAAGGAGCAGGGTACACACGACCAGCTGATTGCTGTAAATGGTATCTACAAGAAGCTCGTAGAAATGCAGGAATTCAAATAG
- a CDS encoding TraR/DksA C4-type zinc finger protein, translating to MATGKKVAINKTQKAAPATKASVKQATPAKKAAHVPTAKKAAVQAEKSNAKTLTSKASAKPAKPVATQKAVATNKTVTKASPSSKSVAKPAPAVTAPAAKQPVNKAKAPVKPAAKKVPDTKQKVVAPVAPAVKEKLISKPEEKEVIMPVKNNKEKDEKEKAVAKDAGKKTAEKTPAKTDKAPAKAEKPVERVEKGDKKAGSKGGNTLVTYQPEFTKSVLDQPEQPSGPIYRYSDADLQEFRDLITKKLEAAKKELVYLQGLITRKDEAGTDDTENKYMSMEDGSGSQEREQLNQMASRQIQFIDHLEKAMIRIENKTYGICRMTGKLIDKARLRAVPHATLSIEAKLAKSK from the coding sequence ATGGCAACAGGCAAAAAAGTTGCTATCAATAAGACCCAGAAGGCAGCACCGGCTACAAAAGCTTCGGTAAAGCAGGCTACACCCGCTAAGAAAGCGGCCCACGTACCCACTGCGAAAAAGGCAGCGGTACAGGCTGAAAAATCTAATGCGAAGACCTTAACGTCGAAAGCCTCCGCCAAACCCGCTAAACCGGTTGCTACTCAAAAGGCTGTTGCCACAAATAAAACAGTAACAAAAGCATCCCCTTCCAGCAAGTCTGTAGCGAAACCAGCACCTGCTGTGACTGCACCCGCAGCTAAGCAGCCCGTTAACAAAGCGAAGGCTCCCGTTAAGCCGGCAGCTAAGAAAGTGCCTGATACAAAGCAGAAAGTAGTTGCGCCAGTCGCACCTGCTGTAAAAGAAAAACTAATTTCCAAGCCAGAAGAAAAAGAAGTAATAATGCCAGTAAAGAATAATAAAGAAAAAGACGAGAAGGAAAAAGCGGTAGCGAAAGATGCCGGCAAAAAAACAGCTGAAAAAACGCCAGCTAAAACAGATAAAGCTCCTGCGAAAGCTGAAAAGCCTGTTGAGCGCGTAGAAAAAGGCGATAAAAAAGCCGGATCCAAAGGAGGTAATACCCTGGTTACCTACCAGCCTGAGTTCACAAAATCCGTACTGGATCAACCTGAACAACCTTCCGGACCTATCTATCGTTACAGCGACGCTGACCTGCAGGAATTCAGAGACCTGATCACGAAAAAGCTGGAAGCAGCTAAGAAAGAACTGGTTTATCTGCAAGGCCTGATCACCCGTAAGGATGAAGCAGGTACTGACGATACTGAAAACAAATACATGAGTATGGAAGATGGTTCCGGTTCTCAGGAAAGAGAGCAGCTGAACCAGATGGCTAGCCGCCAGATCCAGTTCATCGATCATCTGGAAAAAGCCATGATCCGTATCGAGAACAAAACTTATGGTATTTGCCGTATGACCGGTAAGCTGATCGATAAAGCAAGGCTGCGTGCGGTTCCTCACGCTACCCTCAGCATCGAAGCTAAATTAGCAAAGAGCAAGTAA
- the ileS gene encoding isoleucine--tRNA ligase, which yields MSSKYQEYNQLNLPQIAKDVLASWEQEQAFEQSVSLREGATPFVFYEGPPSANGLPGIHHVISRTLKDLVCRYKTMRGFQVKRKGGWDTHGLPVELGVEKTLGITKEDIGKTISIEEYNKTCRTEVLKYKDKWDDLTRKMGYWVDLQQPYITFENNYIESLWWCLQTLYKKGLLYKSVSIQPYSPAAGTGLSNAELNQPGTYKDVKDTTVVATFKAIESDRSAFLFDIARKADPVAEVFFMAWTTTPWTLPSNLGLTVGANIEYALIRTFNPYTGLPQFVVMATALTGKYFKKEGEDGDFAAYKEGDKVIPWQTLAVFKGSQLEEIRYEQLLPYVQPEEGDPFRVILGDFVTTEDGTGIVHTAPAFGADDNKVGKKYGLGILTLVDRQGKFLDTVGEFGGRYVKNYKSDPEYKDVDVDIAVKLKKENRAFRVEKYEHTYPHCWRTDKPVLYYPLDAWFIRTTAVKDRMVELNKTINWKPAFTGTGRFGNWLENMVDWNLSRSRFWGTPLPIWRTEDATEEICIGSVAELRTELEKAFAAGVMTLPADEKDQAAYIDKLTSDLHKPYVDNIILVSTSGKPMRREPDLVDVWFDSGAMPYAQWHFPFENKETFEQNFPADFIAEGVDQTRGWFYTLHALGSMLFDSVAYKAVVSNGLVLDKNGNKMSKRLGNVVNPFETLESFGADATRWYLITNASPWDSMKFDTDGIREVQRKLFGTLYNTYNFFAMYANLDNFSFKEAYIPLEQRPEIDRWIISLLNTLVKDVTGFFDEYEPTQAGRAIQTFVDEHLSNWYVRLCRRRFWKGEYEHDKISAYQTLFECLETLSKLMAPVSPFFADWLFNNLNKVSKRSDRVSVHHVDFPTVVTAAIDAELEERMQLAQDISSLVLSLRKKVNIKVRQPLQKILIPVQDGHLKDQVEKVAHLIKSEVNVKGIDYLTETAGFIKKKIKPNFKSLGSKMGAKMKAVAAAITAFTDADIAALERDGQFNLLIENEQVFIVLSDVEIISEDIPGWTVANKGALTVALDITITPELLDEGNARELVNRIQKIRKDNDFELTDRIQVKMAVAESLKSAIINYNDYICTEILADSVELVPELQDGVEIEVNDLTFNVLVNKKS from the coding sequence ATGAGCAGCAAATATCAGGAATATAATCAGCTGAATTTACCGCAGATAGCGAAAGATGTATTGGCCAGTTGGGAACAGGAGCAAGCTTTCGAGCAGAGTGTTTCCCTGCGGGAAGGCGCGACCCCCTTCGTTTTTTATGAAGGTCCGCCAAGTGCTAACGGCTTACCGGGCATTCACCATGTCATTAGCCGTACCCTTAAGGACCTTGTATGCCGTTATAAAACTATGCGTGGTTTCCAGGTAAAGCGTAAAGGCGGTTGGGATACTCATGGTCTGCCTGTGGAACTAGGTGTGGAAAAAACGCTCGGCATTACTAAAGAAGATATTGGAAAGACAATTTCCATTGAAGAATATAACAAGACCTGCCGCACCGAGGTATTAAAATATAAAGATAAATGGGATGACCTGACCCGTAAAATGGGCTATTGGGTAGATCTTCAGCAACCTTATATCACTTTCGAAAACAATTATATCGAAAGCCTCTGGTGGTGTTTGCAGACATTATATAAGAAAGGTCTCCTGTACAAGAGCGTGAGCATTCAGCCCTACTCTCCTGCTGCAGGTACAGGTCTGAGTAATGCCGAACTGAACCAGCCAGGTACTTATAAAGATGTAAAGGATACTACTGTCGTAGCTACTTTCAAGGCAATTGAATCAGACAGGTCTGCTTTCCTCTTCGACATTGCCCGCAAGGCAGATCCTGTTGCTGAAGTATTTTTCATGGCATGGACAACTACCCCATGGACATTACCTTCCAACCTCGGCCTGACCGTAGGTGCTAATATCGAATACGCGCTGATCCGCACATTCAACCCATACACCGGTCTGCCACAGTTTGTGGTAATGGCGACTGCCCTGACTGGTAAGTATTTTAAGAAAGAAGGTGAAGATGGCGATTTTGCTGCGTATAAAGAAGGTGATAAGGTGATTCCATGGCAGACCCTGGCAGTTTTCAAAGGCAGCCAGCTGGAAGAGATCCGCTACGAACAACTATTACCTTATGTACAGCCTGAAGAAGGAGATCCATTCCGTGTAATCCTCGGCGATTTCGTAACCACCGAAGATGGTACTGGTATCGTGCATACTGCTCCTGCTTTTGGTGCGGACGATAACAAGGTAGGTAAGAAATATGGTCTTGGCATCCTCACGCTGGTAGATCGTCAGGGTAAATTCCTGGATACTGTGGGTGAATTCGGTGGCCGCTATGTAAAGAATTACAAGAGTGATCCGGAATACAAGGATGTGGATGTAGACATCGCGGTAAAACTGAAAAAAGAAAACCGCGCCTTCAGGGTAGAAAAGTATGAACATACTTATCCTCACTGCTGGCGTACAGATAAGCCTGTATTATATTATCCGCTCGATGCCTGGTTCATTCGTACCACTGCCGTAAAAGACAGAATGGTGGAACTGAACAAAACCATAAATTGGAAACCTGCTTTCACAGGTACCGGTCGTTTTGGCAACTGGCTGGAAAATATGGTGGACTGGAACCTGAGTCGTAGCCGTTTCTGGGGTACTCCACTGCCTATCTGGCGTACGGAAGATGCAACTGAAGAAATCTGTATTGGTTCTGTGGCAGAACTGCGTACTGAACTGGAAAAAGCATTTGCAGCTGGTGTAATGACACTGCCTGCTGATGAAAAAGACCAGGCTGCTTATATTGACAAGCTGACTTCAGACCTGCATAAGCCTTATGTAGACAATATTATATTGGTAAGTACTTCCGGTAAGCCGATGCGCCGCGAACCTGACCTGGTAGACGTATGGTTCGACAGTGGTGCAATGCCTTACGCACAATGGCATTTCCCATTTGAGAATAAAGAAACCTTTGAGCAAAACTTCCCGGCCGACTTCATCGCTGAAGGTGTGGATCAAACCCGTGGATGGTTTTATACCCTGCATGCGCTGGGTAGTATGCTCTTTGATAGTGTCGCTTACAAGGCAGTGGTAAGTAACGGACTCGTCCTGGATAAGAATGGCAACAAAATGAGTAAAAGGCTCGGCAATGTGGTCAATCCTTTTGAAACTTTGGAGTCATTTGGGGCGGACGCAACCCGTTGGTACCTCATTACCAATGCTTCTCCATGGGATAGCATGAAATTTGATACTGATGGCATCCGTGAAGTACAACGTAAGTTGTTCGGCACCCTGTACAATACTTATAATTTCTTTGCCATGTATGCGAACCTGGACAACTTCTCGTTCAAGGAAGCTTACATTCCGCTGGAACAGCGACCAGAAATTGACCGCTGGATCATATCCTTGCTGAACACACTGGTAAAAGACGTTACAGGATTTTTTGATGAATACGAGCCTACTCAGGCCGGAAGGGCAATACAGACCTTCGTAGATGAACATCTGAGTAACTGGTATGTACGTCTCTGTCGTCGCCGTTTCTGGAAGGGGGAATACGAACATGACAAGATCTCTGCTTACCAGACCCTCTTTGAATGTCTCGAAACCCTGTCCAAACTGATGGCACCGGTATCTCCGTTCTTTGCAGACTGGTTATTCAACAACCTGAATAAGGTTAGTAAACGTAGCGACAGGGTGTCTGTACACCATGTAGACTTCCCAACAGTAGTAACAGCAGCGATCGACGCTGAACTGGAAGAAAGAATGCAACTGGCCCAGGATATTAGTTCCCTGGTATTGTCACTCCGTAAAAAGGTAAATATTAAAGTACGTCAGCCGTTACAGAAAATACTGATACCTGTACAGGATGGACATCTGAAGGATCAGGTTGAAAAAGTGGCTCACCTCATAAAAAGTGAAGTCAATGTGAAAGGTATTGATTATCTTACGGAAACTGCCGGTTTCATCAAGAAAAAGATCAAGCCAAACTTCAAATCCCTGGGGAGCAAAATGGGGGCAAAAATGAAAGCAGTAGCAGCAGCAATAACAGCTTTCACCGATGCAGATATAGCGGCATTAGAAAGGGATGGACAGTTTAATCTATTGATCGAAAATGAGCAAGTATTTATAGTTTTATCTGACGTTGAGATCATTTCAGAAGATATTCCGGGATGGACTGTAGCGAATAAAGGCGCCTTAACGGTAGCCCTGGATATTACTATTACACCTGAGTTGCTCGATGAAGGTAATGCACGTGAACTGGTGAACCGTATTCAGAAAATCAGGAAGGACAATGATTTTGAACTGACTGACAGAATACAGGTAAAAATGGCGGTAGCAGAAAGCCTCAAATCAGCGATTATTAACTATAATGACTATATTTGCACGGAAATTTTGGCAGATAGTGTGGAATTAGTGCCGGAATTACAGGATGGAGTTGAAATTGAAGTTAATGATTTGACATTTAATGTATTAGTTAACAAAAAAAGCTAA
- a CDS encoding PepSY-like domain-containing protein gives MRKLVLIFFVALITSGTTFAQKKSAKKTKKVVAKTEMVAPSVVKDSFQQTFTGTDAKWSKNYGGNWVANFTKDDVKTAAEFDKDGKWIATRSNYTEANLPNAVATSVKAKYPAATIKDGWKIERSDVASYYKVNIQDNGTEKAVLINEAGTIAE, from the coding sequence ATGAGAAAGTTAGTTTTAATATTTTTTGTGGCACTTATAACTTCCGGCACAACTTTTGCACAAAAAAAATCAGCAAAAAAAACAAAAAAAGTAGTTGCTAAAACAGAAATGGTAGCTCCGTCAGTTGTAAAAGATTCTTTTCAACAGACCTTTACAGGAACGGACGCCAAATGGAGTAAGAACTACGGAGGCAATTGGGTAGCAAACTTTACCAAAGACGACGTGAAGACAGCAGCAGAGTTTGATAAGGATGGTAAATGGATAGCAACCCGCAGCAATTATACAGAAGCTAATCTGCCAAATGCAGTAGCTACAAGTGTAAAAGCGAAGTATCCGGCCGCCACCATCAAAGATGGTTGGAAAATAGAAAGGTCAGATGTTGCTTCTTATTATAAGGTAAATATTCAGGACAACGGTACAGAAAAAGCAGTGTTGATTAATGAGGCTGGTACCATTGCAGAATGA
- a CDS encoding helix-turn-helix domain-containing protein → MQDILTLAIRQPAMSDQLELAVSDSVAVPDCLDFTLQRFTYDRPLPVEDVAMVVYQPAKRGQSAAVELRYCVAGNKYCQNPGCTDQVCAHKKENCNSKQPSIDMITVRFQPSFIQTLQKGSTTSTLFDMQSRKPFVKTLAPSTKSKEVLEQMVHHNYEGALKNIFLQSKALELLLFSSDQFVQNDTDDRFGCRFLTHMEDRGKIEKAKDILLEQLDAPITIRDLARKVAMNECYLKKGFKAMYGTTIYDYFQKERMEKAKGLLYEKGMSVSEVAILMGYSCISHFSTAFKKHTGLKPCELLLR, encoded by the coding sequence TTGCAGGACATATTAACATTGGCTATCCGTCAGCCTGCTATGAGCGATCAGCTCGAGTTGGCAGTATCCGATAGCGTGGCAGTACCGGACTGTCTCGATTTCACATTGCAGCGGTTCACATATGACCGCCCTTTGCCAGTAGAAGATGTAGCGATGGTGGTATACCAGCCGGCAAAAAGAGGGCAATCTGCTGCTGTGGAGCTACGATATTGTGTAGCCGGGAATAAGTATTGTCAAAATCCAGGATGTACAGACCAGGTATGCGCACATAAAAAGGAGAATTGCAATTCCAAGCAGCCTTCTATCGATATGATCACTGTGCGTTTCCAGCCGTCGTTCATACAAACCCTGCAGAAGGGTTCTACGACAAGTACCTTGTTTGACATGCAGTCACGTAAGCCGTTTGTAAAAACATTGGCACCAAGTACCAAATCAAAAGAGGTATTGGAGCAAATGGTACATCATAATTATGAAGGGGCGCTGAAGAATATCTTTTTGCAGAGCAAAGCGTTGGAGTTGTTGTTATTCAGCTCTGACCAGTTTGTGCAGAACGATACAGACGACCGTTTTGGTTGCCGTTTCCTCACTCATATGGAGGATCGTGGAAAGATCGAGAAGGCAAAAGATATCTTGCTGGAACAGCTGGATGCACCTATTACCATTCGTGATCTGGCCCGTAAAGTAGCGATGAATGAGTGTTACCTGAAAAAAGGGTTCAAGGCAATGTATGGTACCACCATTTATGATTATTTCCAGAAGGAAAGAATGGAGAAGGCGAAAGGGTTGCTGTACGAAAAGGGAATGAGTGTAAGTGAAGTGGCAATTTTGATGGGGTATTCCTGTATTTCACATTTTTCAACTGCGTTTAAGAAGCATACAGGGTTGAAACCATGTGAATTATTATTGCGCTAG
- the gyrB gene encoding DNA topoisomerase (ATP-hydrolyzing) subunit B, producing the protein MSEEIAQVTTPAQGGYDADSIQVLEGLEAVRKRPAMYIGDIGVKGLHHLVYEVVDNSIDEALAGYCKNIDVTICEDNSIRVVDDGRGIPTGMNTKEGRSALEVVMTVLHAGGKFDKNTYKVSGGLHGVGVSCVNALSSLLHVTVRRDGKLFEQEYSRGIPQYAVREIGDSDETGTTVHFKPDGEIFKDTTYNREILAGRLRELAYLNRKIRIVLTDDREKDDQGNSVSEVFYSEGGIVEFVSMLDRNGRRNPLLPDPIFVETVDAASNVAVEVAVIYNDSFSENIFSYVNNINTIEGGTHVAGFRRAITRVFKSYGDKNKMFEKTKVEVTGDDFREGLSAIVSVKVPEPQFEGQTKTKLGNSDVMGVVDSSVAAVLDAYLEEHPREAKTIINKVVLAAQAREAARKARQMVQRKSVLSGSGLPGKLADCSENDPKICELYLVEGDSAGGTAKQGRNRSFQAILPLRGKILNVEKAMEHKIYENEEIKNIFTALGVTIGTEEDDKALNLSKLRYHKLIIMTDADVDGSHIATLILTFIFRYMKAMVEQGYVYIAQPPLYLVKKSKEQIYAWTEEDRKAAIQQLAHGKEDSVTIQRYKGLGEMNAEQLWETTMNPEHRTLKQVTIESAAEADRVFSMLMGDEVPPRREFIESHAKYAKIDA; encoded by the coding sequence ATGAGCGAAGAAATAGCGCAAGTAACTACTCCAGCCCAGGGCGGCTATGATGCGGATAGCATTCAGGTACTGGAAGGTCTGGAAGCGGTGCGTAAACGCCCTGCGATGTACATTGGTGACATTGGCGTAAAAGGTCTTCACCACCTTGTATATGAAGTGGTGGATAACTCGATCGATGAGGCACTGGCAGGTTATTGTAAGAATATAGATGTCACTATCTGTGAGGACAACTCGATCAGGGTAGTGGATGATGGTCGCGGTATCCCGACAGGGATGAATACCAAAGAAGGCCGTTCAGCGCTGGAAGTGGTAATGACCGTACTGCACGCAGGTGGTAAATTTGACAAAAACACATATAAAGTATCCGGTGGTCTGCACGGTGTGGGGGTGAGTTGCGTAAACGCACTGAGTTCCCTGTTGCATGTAACCGTAAGACGCGATGGTAAACTGTTTGAACAGGAGTACTCCCGCGGTATACCTCAATATGCAGTTCGTGAAATCGGCGACTCCGATGAAACAGGTACAACTGTACACTTCAAACCAGATGGTGAAATCTTCAAGGATACAACCTACAACAGGGAGATCCTCGCTGGCCGTCTGCGCGAACTGGCTTACCTGAACAGGAAGATCCGTATCGTTCTTACTGACGATCGTGAAAAAGACGACCAGGGCAACTCTGTAAGTGAAGTCTTCTACAGCGAAGGCGGTATTGTAGAATTTGTATCCATGCTGGATCGCAATGGTCGTCGTAACCCACTGTTGCCTGATCCTATCTTTGTAGAAACAGTCGATGCTGCCAGCAACGTAGCGGTAGAAGTAGCGGTGATCTACAATGATTCCTTCTCTGAGAACATCTTCTCTTACGTAAATAATATCAACACCATTGAAGGTGGTACACACGTAGCCGGTTTCCGCCGCGCCATTACCCGTGTTTTCAAAAGCTATGGCGATAAGAACAAAATGTTCGAAAAGACCAAAGTGGAGGTAACCGGTGATGACTTCCGCGAAGGTTTGAGCGCTATCGTAAGTGTAAAAGTACCTGAGCCACAGTTCGAAGGTCAGACCAAAACCAAGTTGGGTAACTCCGACGTAATGGGTGTGGTAGACAGTTCTGTAGCTGCTGTACTGGATGCTTACCTGGAAGAACATCCACGTGAAGCAAAAACCATCATCAACAAGGTGGTACTCGCCGCCCAGGCCCGTGAAGCTGCGCGTAAGGCAAGGCAGATGGTACAGCGTAAGAGTGTGTTGAGCGGTAGTGGTTTGCCTGGTAAACTGGCTGACTGCTCTGAGAATGATCCTAAAATATGTGAACTGTACCTGGTCGAGGGTGATTCCGCGGGTGGTACGGCAAAACAGGGTCGTAACCGTAGCTTCCAGGCTATCCTGCCACTGCGTGGTAAGATCCTGAACGTGGAGAAAGCCATGGAGCACAAAATCTACGAAAACGAGGAAATCAAGAATATCTTCACCGCCCTTGGAGTAACCATCGGTACTGAAGAAGATGATAAAGCACTGAACCTGTCTAAACTCCGCTATCACAAGCTGATCATCATGACGGATGCCGATGTGGATGGTAGTCACATTGCAACGCTGATCCTCACATTCATCTTCCGTTATATGAAGGCGATGGTAGAGCAGGGCTATGTGTACATCGCACAGCCACCTCTGTACCTGGTGAAGAAGAGCAAAGAGCAGATCTATGCATGGACGGAAGAAGACCGTAAAGCAGCGATCCAGCAACTGGCACATGGTAAGGAAGACAGCGTGACCATCCAGCGTTATAAAGGTTTGGGTGAGATGAATGCTGAACAGCTGTGGGAAACGACCATGAATCCTGAACACCGTACCCTGAAGCAGGTAACTATCGAAAGTGCTGCCGAAGCGGATCGCGTATTCAGTATGCTGATGGGTGATGAAGTACCTCCACGTAGAGAATTCATCGAGTCTCACGCGAAGTATGCAAAGATCGACGCCTAA